A window of Chryseobacterium sp. IHB B 17019 genomic DNA:
AAAGTATTGTCTTGATGGCAATTCTGACAAATCAATATTATGCAAGGAGCAAAATTCTTCCATTGTCTCTCTTCGAGACATACTTCTTAGTTTAAGAAAACGAATGCCTCTATTATCGTTTTCTATGCTCGGAAAATCATCATTTCTGAAGCAACTGTCTAGTTCAGCAAAGTTCAAGTTAGTCATTTAATATCCATTTATTATTATCGTTAAACACAAAGTGTTTAACAAGTATTTTAAGTAAGTCAATATTGCCAATTATGATTTTTCTAGAAAATATTATTTTCATAATTCGCAAAAAGATTTCATTTGTATCAAGTGACTCTTTGATAAGCCAGCCTTCGATTTCTTTTTTTAAAAAAGCTTCAATCTGACTATCATCCATTAAAATTGGCTTGATACTGGGTGACTTTTGAAAAGTTACCAAAACATCTCCTTTAATGCTTTTTGACCTATTAATTTGCCTCGGTGTGAAAGTTTTCTGTACAAGCCATTCAAATGCAACCATTTCGAAGCCGTTTTTAATACAAGCATTGGTTATTGCTTTCCATTCCAATCCGGATAAAGAATGATATGTCAATGAAAAATGACCACCGAGTTTTAAAACTCTTCTTATTTCAGAAAACGCTTCGTTTATTTCTATTTCAAAATTTGACGTACTTTTTTTTCTTAATTTACTATCTGAAATAACAATTTCCTCTGTATAATCAGGAGTTAACTTAAGCCAAGAATTCCAAATAATACTTTGCTCAAAGTAAGGCACCGCATCACCATAAGGTGGGTCAGTGAAAATGTAATCTATTGAATCGTTTGGTATTTTAAGTTTCTTTGCGTCAAATTGTGTTACTGAATAAGTATGTGTCTTATTTGTAAAAAGTCCTTCTTCGAAAAACTTTAAGTAATCTTTTTTACCCTTGACTATTTTAGTAAATCTATTCTCAAAATATTGAAGAACGTTATTCTCTAAATACGTTTCTCCAATATAGAAACCCGTCATCCAAGCACCTTGTGACATATCACCTCGTGATTTAATTGGCGGAACTAATTTTGAACAATTAGCAAGATTAGCGGTGAACGCTAGCTTAAAAAGTTCTTTTTCGTTTCCAGAGGATTTGTTTTCAATCAAACTCAAAAGTCTTGAGTGACAAGCAAGTGTTCTTTTTGTAAACAAGCTAGCAATGGTCATTCCTTTTTTTGCTGATATTCTTGAATTTTCAATTAATTCAGTATTAGGAAACCAATCAACAATTATTTGCTCGTTTTCAAATTGCATATAATCTTGAATTTCTTCCTTTGTAAATGAAATTTCCTGTGTTTTTCTACTTTCAGTACTTTTAAATCTTGCTTTTAAAGGAATGTCATTTTTGTCGCGAAGAATATTTATTAATTCCACTTTTTCTGCACCAAAATTAAACTGATACCAATTATTTACAAATGGAGCAAGCTCTTTTTTGATACTTTTCCACTCCTTTTCTAACTTTTTCAAATCAATTTCTCTTGAAAGTAATTGCTTATTAATAAAGTTTGCAATTGGGTTCAGATCATTTGAAATAACATTTCTGTTAAGCAATAGTGCTTCACAACAAAAAACTCCATATCCAGAGAATGGGTCTAAAATAGTATCACCTTCGGCAGAATATTTTTCTATCAATTCTTTTAAGTTACTTGAAGGTTTTTTACCCCAATACTTGTGCATTTCATACCTATCTCTCTTTTGCTTTTCTACCATCATTATTTTTGTCTTCTGTTTCTTTTTGCAAATATCGTTGTTTTTTAAGCTTGTACCTAACTTTTGGCTTTACGCACTGCATCAATCTAATCTATAATAATTTCGTAAAACCATTAACGTCATTAATATAAAAATTTATTTGATTATTAAATTCTTACGCAACTATTTTCATAAAAATAAAGAATATGGGCTGTAAGCAAATTGTAATTCACTTAATGGATCGACAACACCCCATCGTCCCAGATCAGGCATATAAAACCTTGCCATAATCATACATTCCAGATTCCTGCAATTCCTTACCATTGTACTTATACTGATACGCATTCTGCGTGGTTCCGCTATAATCATGCAGCAACCCAAAAGGATAATAATTATTTACCTCCGCTACCTCTCCCGGAGTAAAGGTTTCTACACAGGCTTGTTCTCCATTACCCAGATCTGTACAAGTCCTGACTCTAAGGTCTCTTCCCTGTATAATCCCATCATGATTCGTGTCTGCATAGCTTAACCTTACATTTCCTAAGTGATCTTTATACTGGTAAATATATTGATTTTTTCAACTATAAAAACCACTGCCTCCGCAGTGGTTTATTTTATTCTAAATCACAAGCGGTTTCACAACAGCTAGGAAATTATAAGCTATAATAAAAGCCTATTCATTGTTAATTAAATCCTCAGTAAAAATTTCATTCGTGCCTAGATCGCTATTTTCAATATTTAAGATTTCAGAAAACAGACCTTTAATTATTAATTTTTTTATTAAAGGAGTCTTTATTTTAATTTGATAAGAATTGTTATTTTTTTTACTTTCAATTTTTGATTCTGTTAAAATTTCATTATTTTTATCTGTAACAATATAAAATAATTTTCCAGATAAAGCCGTCTCTTTTGATTTTGGAGTGCAAAAAGTATATGTTATCGTATTTTCACTTTTTCTTAAATCATAGAACTTACTTCTTGATGAATCAATAGTATTATTTTTATAAAATATAAATTGATTAACCTTCTCTTTATTTTCAAAATAAAGATATTGTATTTTAGCTTTGTTAAACTTGTTATGTTTATCCTGTATGTTCCACCAACCAGTTTTTTTATTTAACCTTTTACTTAAATAGCCATCAATTATGTAATCTTCATTACTTGCACTAATTTTAATTAATGTATCAACATCTTTTTTCTGAATATTATTATATTTTTTCAAATTTGTAATATCATTAAATAAACTATTAGATCTAATAAATTCTTTATTTTCTTCTTTTTCACAAGAGAATAAAATAAATCCACCCAACAATAATAAACTATATCTTTTCATTTTTTTTTATTTTTTTCCATAATTTTTAATTGCCCAATTATGCAGTCTCGAACTACTAATTGAATCTAACTTTGGAGAAGTTTTATCATAATAATTATTTATACCCATATTTGTTCTAGGAATTCTATGAATAGTATCAATTAGATTACTAGCATCTTTAGAAACATCCATGCTATCAGGAGCTTTATTTTGTCCAAGTGCTGAAAGTGCTAAATCACCTAATGCCATTATGTCTACCATGAAGTTCATTAAACTAGGATCTCCTTTATCACCTCTGCTCAAACCATTGTGTATACCTCCAAAATAGCCCTCTACATCAACTATTTTATCTATATCTCCTCTAAAAAACGGATTAGTTCCTTGACCCAAGCCAGCACCACCTAAATTAGTATAAAAATCTCCACCTTCATTTCCTAAATGTGATAACCATTTAGTAAGATCAAAAGCTCCTTTTGCCTGTACATCAATTCCTCCTGTAGTTGTAAAAGTACCATAAGAAGTATCTCCTGTTGCGTCTGTAACAGTTCCGTCCGAGTTTAAGGAATAGGCTAATGAACCTGTATCTGAGTTTGTTATTTGTCCTGAATCAGCAACTTCATAAACGTGTTCATAACCAGCCGCTGTTGCCTCTTGAATTGTATTGACATTAGCATCATAAGTCAGTTTTTGTTTTCCATCTATAATTTGATTATCCATCCCAAACCTTCTCTTCCATCTGGGTCGACAAAATTAATAGGATTATTAAACGCATAATTGTAAGGACTATGTCTTCTCATCTTTTCTGCTAACGGATCTACTACTCCCCATCTGCCCAAATCCGGCATATACATCCTAGCTCCATAATCATACATGTCTGTCTCTTGAAGTTCTTTTCCATTGTACTTATACTGATACGCATTCTGCGTAGTTCCGCTATAATCATGCAGCAATCCAAAAGGATAATAATTATTTACCTCCGCTACCTCTCCCGGAGTAAACGTTTCTACACGGGCTTGTTCTCCATTACCTAACTAAAAGCAATACAGGAGCTGGATAGCAACACAAAGGCTCACATATTTGCAACCATCGATGCTTTATCAAAGCTGCTAAACTTAAAAATATTGAGGCGCTTTAGTTTTGTTTCCTAATACAAAACAAAACATTATATAACACAAATCCCCTCGCAAAATACGAGAGGTCTTCTTATCTACAGGACATTAGCGAATGTAAGAGTAAGTTACTTAGCTTTCCTATATAGAATATTCTCATCTGAGTTTACTTCGATTATTATATCTTTATTTTGTTTATATAGAGGAAAGGAAGTGATCATTAGAAATTTTTTAGCATCTTCATTTGACAAATGTTCTTCTAAAGGATTATTCTCATTATTATAAAATCCAAATAATGTAATTCTGTCTTTATCCAATATCCACTTATTACTTTCAGTATACATCAACTTATGATCTTTATCAAAAATCTTGTGAACATAAATATTGTCATGCAAAATTAACGAATCTTTTATTTGATTCCCAGTAAAAGAATATTTACCAATTAATTCTTTTTTACTTATAGTACAGCTAACTATCATTAAAATAGATAAGAAAGGAAAAATTATTTGTTTCATTATTTGTTTCATTATTAATGTTTAAACATATTATTTTTATTCACCCACAACAAATATGTTTGATATGTTGTACTTTGGCTTGGTCCAACGCCATTAACCCTTGGAATGTTTCTTGATTCTGCCTTATTAAAAGGGTTTAATGAATATGATGAAACCGATTTAGAATCAAAAGCCATTATAACAACTTTATTTCCAACGGGATAAAAACTAAAATTTGTTTTTCCCATAAATTGACCCTGAAAATTTGTATTTTCTCGCGCCGCTCCCCAGAGTCCAAACGAAGCAGCATATGATACTTTTTCGTTTGTTGAAGTATTTAAGAAGTATTCCACAGCATCATTATATATCCGTGTTTCCATCATTTGATTTACCGCAACACTTTGTTGACCTACGAGTAAACTATTTTCAGGACCATTACCGTCAATAAACTCATCATACATTTTTTCCCAATCCACATTATTACTTCTATGAGTATAGCCTTTCAGATTTTTTGAAGAACTCATCCATTGATCTTCTCCTGTTGCTTTATCTACAATTCGTGTTTTTCCATTAAACTGCGGTCCTCCTCCTTTATAATGATAAAAATCAATTTCATCCCCTCCTAAATTACTAATCTGTTTAGTTTTTCCTGTTTTCAAATCAACTTCATATTCATTTGGAGGAATACTGCTTTTTTTATCATCGTTCATCAAATCATTTATTGTCATAAATTGTTCTGGTTTCTTTCCATCTGGATCAATAAACCTTATTGGATTATTAAAAGCATAATTATAAGGACTATGACGTCGCATTTTCTCAGCCAAAGGATCCAACACACCCCATCTTACCAGATCCGGCATATACATCCTAGCTCCATAATCATACATCCCTGTCTCCTGCAATTCTTTCCCGTTGTACTTATACTGATAAGCACTGTAAAGAGACTATCAAAAAGATTAAATAGTCTCTTTATAATTATGGTATTATATTAAATGTTTTTGCACTCTCAATAAATCTTGAAAGATTTTCAGTTTTTATATTGTAAAGCAGTATTTTGCATTTGCCATTTATGTATAATTTCGATATACGACCGTTATGTTCTTTATAGAGATGATTATCATTATAATTTCTTTCTTCCCAATAATCATTTAAGCTTAAAGCATCATGATAATCACTATCTTTTACTTGCCAATAATTCGATCCCTGCATTTCATTTTTATATGGAACATAGATATAGATAATTTGCTTGTTAGCATATTCAAAAATAAAATCATGTCCTTTTATGCTATAATTAATAATTTTTTTAGGAAGATTTATTTTAAAATGAGTATTGTAAAAAATCTGTTTATCAGCTATTCCATTCACATTATCGTAATAATGAAACATATTATTTTCATCATTATATTGTAGGAGAAAACTAGAGGTTTGTAGATTATTATTTTTATCAGAATCTACATAGGATTTGCAAGAAGTAAAAAGAAATAATAC
This region includes:
- a CDS encoding DNA methyltransferase, encoding MMVEKQKRDRYEMHKYWGKKPSSNLKELIEKYSAEGDTILDPFSGYGVFCCEALLLNRNVISNDLNPIANFINKQLLSREIDLKKLEKEWKSIKKELAPFVNNWYQFNFGAEKVELINILRDKNDIPLKARFKSTESRKTQEISFTKEEIQDYMQFENEQIIVDWFPNTELIENSRISAKKGMTIASLFTKRTLACHSRLLSLIENKSSGNEKELFKLAFTANLANCSKLVPPIKSRGDMSQGAWMTGFYIGETYLENNVLQYFENRFTKIVKGKKDYLKFFEEGLFTNKTHTYSVTQFDAKKLKIPNDSIDYIFTDPPYGDAVPYFEQSIIWNSWLKLTPDYTEEIVISDSKLRKKSTSNFEIEINEAFSEIRRVLKLGGHFSLTYHSLSGLEWKAITNACIKNGFEMVAFEWLVQKTFTPRQINRSKSIKGDVLVTFQKSPSIKPILMDDSQIEAFLKKEIEGWLIKESLDTNEIFLRIMKIIFSRKIIIGNIDLLKILVKHFVFNDNNKWILND